Below is a genomic region from Chloroflexota bacterium.
TTTAACTGTGCTTAAGTTGTTTAGAAGATCGCAGGATGAGCAACAGGCTGACGAAAAAAGGCTTCACGACAGCCTGGAGAAGACCCGCGGTGGCCTGTTAGGTCGGCTCGGGACGATTTTTCAAGCCAATGAGATTAGTGAGGAAACCTGGGAGGAACTGGAAGAGACTCTGATCATGGGTGATGTGGGCATCGAGACCACCATGGAATTGGTCGACCGGGTCCGCGAGCAAGTAGAGCGGCAGAATATCAAACGCCCCGACCAGATGCAGGAAGTGGTCAAGCAGGAAATGCTGGCGGTGCTTGGCCAGGCGGAACCAATGGAGATCGACGAGCCACGTCTTCTAACGGTTGTATTGGTGGTCGGTGTCAATGGCTCCGGAAAGACCACAAGTATCGCCAAACTTGCCAAGCTGTATTCGGACCATGGACGGACTGTCTTGTTGGCGGCAGCGGATACATTTCGAGCTGCGGCTGTGCAACAGCTTCAGATTTGGGGAGACAGGGCGGAGGTTGATGTGATTGCTCAGGGCCAGGGTGCCGACCCTGGTGCCGTGGTCTACGACGCCATTCGCGCTGCCCAGGAAAGCCGCCAGGCGGATCTGTTGATCATTGACACTGCGGGCCGCATGCATACCAAGTACAACCTGATGCAAGAGCTGGAGAAGGTCCGAAATGTCGCCTCCCGACAGGTGCACAAAGCGCCTCACGAGGTGTTCCTTGTGTTGGATGCGACTACCGGACAGAATGCCTTGAGCCAGGCTCGACACTTCAAGGAAACCGTGGAGGTCAGCGGTGTAATCCTGACCAAGCTGGACGGCACGGCCAAGGGGGGTATGGTGTTTGCCATTGCCCGCGAATTGGGGGTGCCGGTGCGCTTCGTCGGTACCGGTGAGACGATGGAGGATATGGCACCTTTCGACGCGCTGGTTTTCGTCGATTCGCTGTTCGAGTAGAAGTCGCGATCATAAGGGGTCGGTTGGCGGCCCCGGGTTGGACAATAATCACGGTTTTCAAGTAGCAACAGGGAACCGAAAAGCCCGAG
It encodes:
- the ftsY gene encoding signal recognition particle-docking protein FtsY — encoded protein: MLKLFRRSQDEQQADEKRLHDSLEKTRGGLLGRLGTIFQANEISEETWEELEETLIMGDVGIETTMELVDRVREQVERQNIKRPDQMQEVVKQEMLAVLGQAEPMEIDEPRLLTVVLVVGVNGSGKTTSIAKLAKLYSDHGRTVLLAAADTFRAAAVQQLQIWGDRAEVDVIAQGQGADPGAVVYDAIRAAQESRQADLLIIDTAGRMHTKYNLMQELEKVRNVASRQVHKAPHEVFLVLDATTGQNALSQARHFKETVEVSGVILTKLDGTAKGGMVFAIARELGVPVRFVGTGETMEDMAPFDALVFVDSLFE